From one Lycium ferocissimum isolate CSIRO_LF1 chromosome 5, AGI_CSIRO_Lferr_CH_V1, whole genome shotgun sequence genomic stretch:
- the LOC132057264 gene encoding cell number regulator 8 produces the protein MANNEESNPLLSNQQQPDFKDEKKSTKPISSTTGATSPPPFPADPVKPAVPMGWTADGLPMGHGVMGQPMTRRAQWDSGLCSCFGRNDEFCSSDIEVCLLGSMAPCVLYGSNAERLGSAPGSFANHCLPYTGLYVIGQSFFGSNCVAPFFTYPSRTAIRRKFNLEGSCEALNRSCGCCGSSLEDEVQREQCESACDFATHFFCHPCALCQEGRELRRRLPHPGFNAQQVLVMIPPNEQTMGR, from the exons ATGGCCAATAACGAAGAATCAAACCCACTTTTatccaatcaacaacaacctgACTTCAAAGATGAGAAGAAATCCACAAAACCTATTTCTTCTACCACCGGTGCCACGTCACCACCGCCTTTTCCGGCGGATCCAGTGAAGCCAGCTGTTCCGATGGGTTGGACTGCTGATGGGCTTCCAATGGGCCATGGAGTTATGGGTCAGCCCATGACCCGTAGGGCCCAATGGGATTCTGGACTCTGTTCTTGTTTTGGCAGGAATGATGAATTCTGTAGCAGTGATATTGAAGTTT GTCTGCTAGGTAGCATGGCCCCATGTGTGCTTTATGGGAGCAATGCTGAGAGACTTGGCTCTGCTCCCGGTTCTTTTGCCAATCACTGCTTGCCTTACACTGGTCTCTACGTGATTGGACAATCCTTCTTTGGTTCGAACTGTGTGGCACCCTTCTTTACATATCCCAGCCGTACAGCTATCCGCCGAAAGTTTAATCTCGAG GGGAGCTGTGAGGCGCTCAACAGATCTTGTGGCTGCTGTGGGAGCTCTCTTGAGGATGAGGTGCAACGTGAGCAATGTGAGTCAGCTTGTGACTTTGCAACTCATTTCTTCTGCCACCCTTGTGCTCTTTGCCAGGAAGGTCGTGAACTTCGTCGTAGGCTCCCTCATCCTGGCTTTAACGCCCAACAAGTGCTCGTTATGATCCCCCCTAACGAGCAGACCATGGGCCGCTAA